TTGACCATGGCCGGATCCCATTCTGTACCTACATGCCACGCCATCAAATATTTCCCGGCATTTGTTGTGTATTTACCGCTTGAAGCACCATGCTTTGCATCCACCGTCACATCCCCGTACACAGCAGCTACCGCTTTGGCGATCTCCTCCTTGAACATCTGATGAATATTGTCCGCATATGCATCTTGCTGTTCGATAAGCTGCTCTTCGGGGGACCATATGCCCTGCATGAAGTAAAGCGGATCCTCACCTTTATCCCGGTTATATTTCACGATTGCTGAGTAAAAAACCGGGTTGTGTACGGTATAAAGCCGTATTACATTCGCCCCCATCTCATCAATCTGTTTAAACCAGCGAAGATAATCCTCCTCGGTTGCGGGCAGCTCGCCTGGAAAGTGACCCGGAACCGTTGCTCCCAGATTGACGCCTTTTACAAACATTTCGTTCCATTTTTCATTTTCACCGTATAGAAGAAAGCCTGTACCCTCTGTTTTGAATTTCAATTTTGTCCCATCTGTATCCGCGAAGGTTTTTAATGACGGCCGAAAAAATCCAAAAATGGCGGCGGCACCACAGAGCAGTACGACGATCAATACTCCTAACAGTACCCATCGTTTTGTTTTGCTCATTGCCTTATCAACTCACCTTCTTCTTGTTCTTAATATGCTCGGTCTAGTTTGCCGTGCTTTTCGGCAGTAGCTATACAGGCCATTCTAAGTCTGGTATAGCCTTGAGCGCTATGCACCTGATTTACCAACTTTTCATATCAGTATAATAGTCATAAGGATGTAACAGGGTAACAGGCTTGTCTCTGCCAGACCAAGTCCCTCTCTCAGGCAGCGGAAGAGGAATAAACAGCATCACTTTCTCCTCGTTCTCACATCATCAATTAATGGCCGGTCTCCCACATACCACGCATAAAGACGATAAGAATTCCACTGTAAACCACGAGAGAGAAACCAGGCTATTTTCAGAAAATTTTCTCTAATCGTTTAATTAGACGCTGAAAAATTGCTAAAGTTACGGCTATTTTTACATCATTATCCATAGTTATTACAAAATTGATACCATAGTATGACATGAAAGTAGTTGAAAAGTGCGCCACTACGGGATTGTTAAATGTTGGGTTGTTATACAAAATAAGAAGAGAGTCCCACTCTGGGACCCTCTTCTTTGATCAATATTTTCCAAATAAGTAAGCATAGTTATAAAAACCTATTTATGAGTTATTTCGATAGTATAAGTTTCTTTTTCTTTAGATATTAAATGTCTTAAGAGAACGGATAAGCGGCTCTCCCGCACTTTCCAGCACCCTTAACCGGATCCGGTCTGTACGAATGGTGTCGAAAGAGTCAATTTTCTTATGGCCGATCGCGCTTCCGCGAACCAATTCTGTCCAGGTATCCTGCTGCCAGGCCTCCAATACATAAGCACGGATTCGCTCTCCCTGAGAAATTTCCTCCATCAGTACTATATGATTTATAGATTCTTCCGTTTCCATCAACAGTTCCACAATGCTTCCAGCGCTTGATGTTTCAGCCAGCGGGGCAGAAAACCTCTTTCTTAGCTCATTACCGAACTCCAGTACACGTTCTACATCCGTCTTCGGCAGCAATCCCGTATGATCAGGTGCGAGATTAAGAAGCAGATTGCATCCATGTCCAACGGATCGGTAATACACATCCAGTAAGTGATCCAGGGTGTGCAGACTGTGCTCATCATCAGGGTGCCAGAACCAGTGCTCCTTGCGAATAGGAACATCGCATTCAGCAGGTACCCATCGAGGCGTCTCCGGCAACCATGTCAGCGACTCCTCCGTGAACATACTGACTCTGGCACTCTCCGCGGTATTCCAGCAAGGATAAGGAGCCACCCCGTCCTCGTTCCCCACCCAGCGAATCGTCGGCGCCCCCATATTGAAGATCAACGCATCCGGCTGATACTGCTCTATGAGTCCCATAATCCGGGGCCAATCATACTCTCTTCCTTCAGACCC
Above is a window of Paenibacillus uliginis N3/975 DNA encoding:
- a CDS encoding alpha-L-fucosidase, with protein sequence METEILAKPTKQQLQWQDMEMGMFCHFGMNTFCDQEWGEGNDSPDLFNPSRLDVRQWVRTAKEAGFKYFILTTKHHDGFCLWPTRTTDYSVKSSLWRQGQGDVVRECADACMEEGIGFGIYLSPWDRHEPCYENKEAYDDFYAEQLTELLTQYGPLVEIWFDGAGSEGREYDWPRIMGLIEQYQPDALIFNMGAPTIRWVGNEDGVAPYPCWNTAESARVSMFTEESLTWLPETPRWVPAECDVPIRKEHWFWHPDDEHSLHTLDHLLDVYYRSVGHGCNLLLNLAPDHTGLLPKTDVERVLEFGNELRKRFSAPLAETSSAGSIVELLMETEESINHIVLMEEISQGERIRAYVLEAWQQDTWTELVRGSAIGHKKIDSFDTIRTDRIRLRVLESAGEPLIRSLKTFNI